Below is a window of Onychostoma macrolepis isolate SWU-2019 chromosome 06, ASM1243209v1, whole genome shotgun sequence DNA.
CCAGctaggctactcccaggttcaggaaatagtcctccgttaAAATCCGCTGCACACACTCGactatttgggttgaactgttctggaacagtgttgaaaatacaacttaaccactgattctagttgtgtcctcttttggaagcccaaacaaagtattttcgctttcacaacaaaacacagcatctccaggacatggcgccggcggcagcaacaatactacagcgagaataaaagttatgcCTTATTTCTTTGCGGTATACATTTgggcagtgttttgcaaatctccccacaccgtgacgtagacatgttgggggcgtgtttgaatgagctgttttaggtgggtgtggtcgagtcttaacttttataaagaataccactttggttttgagactttagtctttgcaacttcagggatcttatctatgcacaaacagcttgtaacactccaaagagaaaggtgTCTGTGGTTTTCAGGCTGTTTTCACAGATATGTTTAACACAGTATTCAAGTCGTGATTGGCAATTTGGAGGATTCCTAGGATTTAGAATGAATATTCTCCGGTCTGGCCTCTTAGGAAATGTTGCTTGTCTATCATTAAACATGTTTTAAGAACATAGGCCCACTTTGGAttattttatccttttgttttgGTCATGcacttattcttttttttttttttttttttattattcctttttttgatgtatattatttttttctcttaattTTTACTCTTGTCAGTGAAATGTAATtggaaagattttttaaatgtgtgtatattttttctatttatattaGTGTGTCATGTACATAAATTCAACCAGATGGCAATAAAACTGCACCATAATGCAGGTACATCAAGTGTTGTATTTACTCAAAAATTATAGTTTATCCAAAACAAAAtaggtgtgttttatttttttatttatttattttttatttttttaccctcatgtcattctaaacctctttgtctttctttcttctgtggactataaagatgaaaaaaatctaaaatgaaagtcagtggcACTGGCAACCAAAACAGTttggttcatcaaaatatctGCTTTTGTATTCTGCAAAAGCAAggcatacatgtttggaacgacatgagggtgagtaaactatgacagaataattgttttttggggtgaactgtaGCTTTAAGGTATTGAATTGTCCTGAAGGATGATTCTTAAATTAAATACTGGCTCTCTCATCTAAAACCAGAGTGAAACTTAAGTTATccttcatattttatttgtaacagatattaattttatataaccCTAAGCATTAAAATAGCCATGTATTTACTTCAATACACCACCATGTGAATATTTCCATAACTCTTTATACCCTTGTTTTAAATTATCAGACAGATTATAGCAAcctttatgttttgttttgttttgttagtgtaggtgtgtgtgtgtaagccaAAGACTGAAGTGCTCTGATTACTCGCCCACTGAAATTGATTGGGCTCTTTCCAGGACTTCTTCTATTCATATTTGATATGCCTGGAGGCTGTGGGGCAACGGTCTTAAAACCCTCACTGAAATCTGGCCTGGCCTAATGGTCCACTTGAAGCTTGCACTTTCCCTCTGAGTGAACTGCAGAGGATTGAAACATCTGTGGTGGATACTGACTGACCTTAAGGCAGTGCAATCCCTGCAGCACCCTGGACCACATCCACTATACCCACTGTACTGCCATACTGTCTATTCTTACACACACCACTCTAATGTTCTCTGACAGGGAAATAACTAATGCTGTATTTTAAATGATGGATATGACTACAACGATTCTGTCAATCTGACAATCGTGAATGTTATCAGCTGTtgataaagttaaaaaagaagGAGCAGATTACataccaaatattgtcctaattCCTTCGGCATGTTCGATTTTCCAAACAACAGCAGAACatgtaaatcccacagctgtGCTCTTATCTCTGTTTTCTCTGGAATAAATAAGCATGTTCATGTTCCCTGCAGTCAAATCTTCAGGGTTTTAAAATATTCAGCATTTTCACGGGCATAAATGCAGTAAGATTTGAGCCATGAAAAGTCAGTGATTTCAATCGATGTAGAAAGTGGTGCTTAGTGTTCTTTGATTGTGTCTTCCTATACAAAAACCTGCGCGTCCAACaaagaatttaatttaaaaaaaaaaaaaaaaaatgttgagggTACTTTtataaaatgggaaaaaaaaaaaaaaaaattttttttgcgTTTTTGCAAACAGATTTTAGACCGTACATTATTTACCTTCACTGTATCAGATCCCTAGAAGAGTTGACGTTATATCCCAGGGCCATTTTAGGCTGCAGGGAAGCAGAGTGCACTGACCCGCCCTATTGTTCCGCGGGAGTGAACTGTTTCTGCTGAATAAACTTCCTTTATTTACACTCAGTTTGGTTTAACAGGAGAAATCCAAGAGTGTTTAGAGTGTAAATAAAAGgggataattattttcatggtcAGATAAGATGGAAAAACAAATAGACGTTCGAACTTCGATTTGATGACATCTGCATCTGATTTCTAAAAACAGGTAGCCTATAATTAAATTTCGATTAAAAGGTTTTGCCCAGATTAATCCTGTGTTTGATGAATAATTGATCTGTGCTAGTAATTCATAATTTCTGCAGTTAATTATGAATTGAAGTAGGCTATAAAATAAACCGTATAAATCGTAGGCTATAGTGTTCAATAAATGTGACATTCATTTCTCGGGTTGTGCAATAAATCGTTGGAAAAGTTGACAATCAGGTGTCTGAAACCATACGGACTAATTAATAGTCAAAATATTACTTCGagcttcagaaaaaaaagattttttcaTTAACAATACGAGCATAAATTATTCTTGGTTTTCAATTAATCTGTTTTGACTCATGTTTTGGTCTCCTCTCAGCATTCAGTGAATTAATAGGCTGAGATGTTATTGTATTCAAAGACATAAGACATAGTTGAtcaatcatctttatttttccacatttttctCATCCCTTTCCtttctaatataaaataattcttgACTTTCCATTAACCTATCTATTGGTCTTTCCCATATTTGTCATCTTGAAAATAACGCACTGATTGCGGAACACATTTGGAATTTCCCACAGTTGTTTcgaataaatcattttattttaaacatgtaaTGAAATACTGAattcttaaaataatgaaatgcttGAAGTGAAAAAGCCTATGCTTAGCTCAAGATAGCCTAAGTTATTCGTTGCGCACTACGTACAGAGATTGTATAAATCTGTATGAAACAATAGGCTATACAAACTTTGATAAttacacaaaaaatacaaaaatacacacGAAATATCTCTCCGTAAAATTCTTTATTCCAATAAATAGTGTAAATGAtattaaacaaatgtaatttaatttatcgatttaatttatttgaaaatgtataggCTAGACAATTGAGTTGTTACATGTTTATTTAGGCTATGCTAAAGAAAACGAACctaatagaaaagaaaaaaatgatgaaTGGAAAGACTTCGACAAGTTGCCAAATCATTTATGTTGGGCTATAGTACACAAACAATCATTTTATTGATGAAATCTCGCAATCTATTGTAGTGCTTGTTTTGCCAGCATTCCCTTTGCAGCGTTGAAAACAGTGACATTCTTTTGAGATGCGGTGATTTTTCTCTCCTTCAGCTGATATTTTGGGTGATACAGTGTCCTTTCTCGCGGCGGTTATATTTCGTCCCTGATTATTTTGGTGATAATATTTTGGGTTCAGACACTATGCCTGGCATGTCTCTGCAGCGGGCTATTGATTTGGATCAAGATACCCTGTGATACCCTGTATAACATCACCATGAAAGCTGCCAGACCTGCTGGCCTGCTGCTGACTCGTAGGCAAATCTCACAAAGCATAAACAGCTCTACAACTAATGTAAACGCTATTTGTCGCCTACTCTAAAACActgatttaatgttttatgaatgAGCATTTGTAGCTTGTTAAATTAAAACGGCTATTAAAGTCCCGATGGGTTGTCCAATAGTGTTTGGTAAAGTCTTGAAGTGTTTCCTCACTTCAGTCCGTGTTGTGTTTCCTTGTGTCTTCTTAAATCGACCTTGCGCTGGAATCCTTTGCCGCAGAGGTCACATCCAAACGGTTTGAATCCGGTGTGTTTTCGACTGTGTGTTATCAGATTGGAACTCTGACTGAAAGCTTTCCCACACACCTGACATTTGTGTGGCTTCTCCCCTGGGAGAGAAAAATCCATACGTCAGCGTTTCTATACACAATTCTGTTTCTATAGATAAAGTTCTTTCCGTGTATTTAGCTCACCTGTGTGGATGAATGTGTGTTTCTTCATATCTGATTTCTGGTGAAATCTCTTTCCGCAGTACTGGCACGGATAGGGCCGTGTATCGGAGTGTATGAGGAGGTGAGTGGACAAAGTGGATGATCTTTTAAAACTTTTCCCACAGATTTTACAATCAAAGCTTCTCTCCTGTGGGATGAAAGgcgggtttttttttaaaaaaatcgttTTTGCATTCAATCGATGTCATTTAGACGTGTTTGCTATGATTTTCATTACAttaccaaataaaaacaaaactcgAGCACTCTACCTGTGAATGAACAGCTCTGTGTTGTTCCAGACTGACTGCGTGTCCAAACGTTTtcccacagatgtcgcaagcaAAAGGTCTTGTTCCACTATGCGACCTCCGAACGTGAACTTCCAAGCCATGTGGAGTAGAAAACACCTGTGGAGCGGAAAGGGCGATCTTTAATAATGTCTAATCGTGATTTAGAAAAATCTGAGCGAGCTATTTGCGCTACATTACCTTGCTGCATTTGATACATTTGTATGCGCCATTCAGCAGGAGACGACTACACATCACATCAGAGCTGGATTTCATCTCAGTTCCTTTTCCCAGTATGTTGCTGTCATCATAAAGTCCAGAGGCAGTGGCGCGCTCGAATAGGGTGGCAGTGGAACTATAACTGTTGTAAATGCTAGCGCCAGATCCTCTCTCAGTGAAAAGAGAGGACTCGACCACACggtcattgtaatatgctggaGGAGTAGGCCGGTCTAGATCCAGAGAGTGGTGATGGTTGAGAGTATGCTGCACCAgctgtctgatttcacatcccGAGTACCTGCTCCACGCGTAAGGCCTGAAGGGGACGGCGAAGGGCTGTGTTTCCTCAGTGGAGGGTGAAAAGGACTTTTCTGATTCTGTTAAAGAAACAAAATCGATCATTTAATGATTTCCACGTATTTAATAAACCTTTTAGGGATTTTAAGGTGACTTAGGCTACATAGCTGTGTAGCCAAGGGTCAAATTGTTTTTACCAATTTATGCGTAATTGTTACCAATGTGTGCCAAAATCTGCTTAAGTTAATTTCGCAAATGTCTTAAATAGCCtacttttaaaacaaaccaCAAAAGATTTACAATTACATATTTCTGATAGGCTATAAATATTATTGTGCCTATAGATTCCGTCTAATGAACCAAAATGAACGAAGCGTGTCTAATAGGCCTATTATGGTCGCTACCTCATGCAAATTACCACCgactaaacaaaatgtttaacaAAAACACGTTGACAAATATTCATATGTAAAGAAAAGCATTATTCGTATAACGGTGCATTCACACTGTAAATCAAATTGGATGAGattcagatattttaaataggctacgttaataaataaatccatacCAGGTGATGCTGATGGTGATGGAGGTCGCCAAAAGTCTTCGTAATCTGAGGAGCGGTCGCACACGCTTCCCCCGCAGCTGAGAGGAGACTTGGAAGAAAGATCCGCTTGATCCAGCAGGTGAGAGTCCGGTGAACAAGCGCCAGCCGTGTCGCCTGTCAGGGCATCCGTACAGCACTCAGACTCGTCTGAGGTTTTGCTTTCTGTTAtgagatttcattttttttttttttttcgtcaaAACCACAGCTGTATACAATATTTATCTCACAACTGTTCACGAACATTTAATGCAGCCTACTGCGTACTGCCTTACTGACTGTGCCAACCAAAATCTAGAATCTAGTTTCCCCcacacaaatgtaaaaactataGTCGTATAGGCTACGCCCGCTATTTCACATCATTTTCTTTCTTAGACAAGTAAGTCTAAGAAACACATCTATTagaaatctgaaaaataatagttttaaaaggaaaaatgtcataataaaatggttaaggttaaaaaaaaaatgtatttgaataaataggcctataggTATACACTTTCTGTTTGACTTCTGTTTGATAATTGCGAAGCATTTTGCATTATTATCCACACTATCAGTAAATCGATATAATTTTGACATACCTGCACATATATGAGCTAAAATAGTATCAAGTCTGTTGTAGTCATCCTCCAAAGATCGTGGCTGGTGGTAGCTGTGGGCTTTTTTGCTCTTCACCAAGAAAGACCTAGGCATTGTGTCTCCTCTGGTTCTTTCCTGCTATGTCCTCAGTCATTAGTGAAGATCAGGCAATCTGTCAGATCCACGGATGCGGCGGCTTTTTTTATCTCTGAAAAGATTTGAAGACCATTGGTTGAGCAGCGCGTCTGTATAGAGGATATGGCAGAGTGGGAGCATGCGTAAAGCAGTTCTCTCGTCTGCCAGGTGTTATGAAGACAGGTGCTTTAAAGGAACAACTACCAAGCCTTAGGCCTGTGATTGGTCCGCCCCTCTACGAGAGGACAGACAGGTCCGGGGGGAACCGTGGCTATCAGGATAAGTGATACACTGTTTTATCAAAGTGTTACTCAATCCCTAGCTGCAGGGGGAGAGGAAACGTGGAGACGGCAACCCAGCCTGTGTCTTATATACTCATGTTTTGTGCAGTTATTAAAAACTGgctgttaacaaaaaaaaaaaaagttgtttacgtcgtttattttgtgttttgttagcACAATATGGATGTCATTGATGGATAATCTTTTTTTGTGTCTTTAATTaggcttaatattttaaacatgaatatgTGTAAATGCTAACACAACTTATTTATTATATGCAGTATAGGCTATATCGAGGGGTAAGTGACATTTCACCAATTTTACAGGACagccaaaacaaaaattctaccatagtttgatctgactttgtgtactgatttcagttgtttataataaacatttgtaCACTCATGGATGACAGTACTTTTTCCAGTAGAAAGAGCTCATTAAGAGCTTTCATTTGATGTGTATAtctccatttcaccaaaaatgtcacttacgcccttctggttctcacccctcgatATGCAAATCAACAAAAATCGAACATATAGCCTAAATGTAGGCCtacttcatttttaaatttattttcgTTTGCTGCATTCGCAAATGCAtactttgataaaaaaataataataataaaaagaagaaagaaacattGCTGTTCTAATGAAATTAGAACtgtacatttgtatttattatttagcctaattctatatttttttacattttagtttcaGGTTAGGCCTATGTGTCAACTTTTTATCGTCACCACGCCCCCTCATGTgcaattccattaaaaaaaacataaaaaaagtcatatgaCAATCTAAACGTCATCATAATGACACCTTGAACTTTTCAAAGAAAGTTGGTCCTCTCTTAACAACTTTCTACCTTTGTCCAGAATAGTTATTGATCCCAGATAGTCAACCCTGTTATGAATTTgtaagaagaaatatatatatatatatatattttaaaaattaaactgacaTTTGTAGAAATATCAACATCAAATTTTCTTTCTAATAAACACAATGAATTGTCTTGCCCTTGAGCGCAAGGCGAAAAATGGCCAAATTAACAATAAATCTTACCATCACGCCAGTTTTGAAGGCATAGCCTACATGACATTAAACAACTGAGATGGCTCAATTTTCtgaagtttaatttttaatgaaatatttagcctaatttaaataattatttacattttcaaaatgcaaaatCAACCATTTTAAGTCTAGTTTATGCCGAAATTAAAATGCTCCTTGAAGTTAAACATCTTATTCTTAACATGCTGCTCTTGATTTTTTAATTGACTATAGGTTCATTAATCGGGCATGATCAAAGCGATATGGTAAAACTTGGTTTTTGTAGCCTTGGAATAAAGCTGTCCACACGCCAGCGGGGTCACGGTGTTCTCGAGTTTCGTGGCTGCTCAGTGAACAGAGCTGCCTTGTTCAGAGAGGACGCTGGTGATCTGTCGTGGACA
It encodes the following:
- the gfi1ab gene encoding growth factor independent 1A transcription repressor b isoform X1; the protein is MPRSFLVKSKKAHSYHQPRSLEDDYNRLDTILAHICAESKTSDESECCTDALTGDTAGACSPDSHLLDQADLSSKSPLSCGGSVCDRSSDYEDFWRPPSPSASPESEKSFSPSTEETQPFAVPFRPYAWSRYSGCEIRQLVQHTLNHHHSLDLDRPTPPAYYNDRVVESSLFTERGSGASIYNSYSSTATLFERATASGLYDDSNILGKGTEMKSSSDVMCSRLLLNGAYKCIKCSKVFSTPHGLEVHVRRSHSGTRPFACDICGKTFGHAVSLEQHRAVHSQERSFDCKICGKSFKRSSTLSTHLLIHSDTRPYPCQYCGKRFHQKSDMKKHTFIHTGEKPHKCQVCGKAFSQSSNLITHSRKHTGFKPFGCDLCGKGFQRKVDLRRHKETQHGLK
- the gfi1ab gene encoding growth factor independent 1A transcription repressor b isoform X2, translating into MPRSFLVKSKKAHSYHQPRSLEDDYNRLDTILAHICAGDTAGACSPDSHLLDQADLSSKSPLSCGGSVCDRSSDYEDFWRPPSPSASPESEKSFSPSTEETQPFAVPFRPYAWSRYSGCEIRQLVQHTLNHHHSLDLDRPTPPAYYNDRVVESSLFTERGSGASIYNSYSSTATLFERATASGLYDDSNILGKGTEMKSSSDVMCSRLLLNGAYKCIKCSKVFSTPHGLEVHVRRSHSGTRPFACDICGKTFGHAVSLEQHRAVHSQERSFDCKICGKSFKRSSTLSTHLLIHSDTRPYPCQYCGKRFHQKSDMKKHTFIHTGEKPHKCQVCGKAFSQSSNLITHSRKHTGFKPFGCDLCGKGFQRKVDLRRHKETQHGLK